One genomic region from Zonotrichia leucophrys gambelii isolate GWCS_2022_RI chromosome 26, RI_Zleu_2.0, whole genome shotgun sequence encodes:
- the LOC135457948 gene encoding ubiquinol-cytochrome c reductase complex assembly factor 2 — MAASRYRRFLRLCEEWPVEETKQQRDLGSFLRQKVAQAFREGENTPIPDPEACDQMYESLVRIHTNFYKNKYPRLKDTTFTGVTVEDCRTILATDILRQMEDRKKGTWKRLREKFSAKKPEEG, encoded by the exons ATGGCCGCCAGCCGGTACCGGCGCTTCCTGCGGCTCTGCGAGGAATGGCCGGTGGAGGAGACCAAGCAGCAGCGGGACCTGGGTTCCTTCCTGCGGCAGAAGGTGGCGCAGGCCTTCCGCGAGGGCGAGAACACTCCG ATCCCTGACCCCGAGGCCTGTGACCAAATGTACGAGAGCTTGGTCAGGATCCACACCAACTTCTACAAAAACAAG TACCCACGCCTGAAGGACACCACCTTCACCGGGGTGACAGTGGAGGATTGCAGGACAATCCTGGCCACAG ACATTCTGAGACAGAtggaagacaggaaaaaagggaCGTGGAAAAGACTGCGGGAAAAGTTCTCTGCCAAGAAACCCGAGGAGGGTTGA